One Blattabacterium cuenoti DNA window includes the following coding sequences:
- a CDS encoding SanA/YdcF family protein, with product MLGTSKFLHGGGINYYFKYRMDAIKLLLYKKKIKYIIVSGDNKEKNYNEPRMMKLELIKRGIPSNIIYEDLYGINTINSIIRVYKIFHQKKFTIISQKFHNERAIFIGRYLGLDVVSFNAKNLKNYSNKVYFREICSRIKLFFRIFKSFFLFRTI from the coding sequence GTGTTAGGAACTTCTAAATTTTTACATGGAGGAGGAATTAATTATTATTTTAAGTATAGAATGGATGCAATTAAACTACTTTTATATAAAAAAAAAATAAAATATATTATTGTAAGTGGAGATAACAAAGAAAAAAACTATAATGAACCTAGAATGATGAAATTAGAATTAATAAAAAGAGGAATACCATCTAATATTATATATGAGGATTTATATGGAATCAATACTATAAACTCTATAATAAGAGTTTATAAAATTTTTCATCAAAAAAAATTTACAATTATATCTCAAAAATTTCATAATGAAAGAGCAATCTTCATTGGAAGATATCTAGGATTAGATGTTGTTTCATTTAATGCTAAAAATTTGAAAAATTATAGTAATAAAGTATATTTTAGAGAAATATGTTCTAGAATTAAATTATTTTTTAGAATTTTTAAATCATTTTTTTTATTTAGAACTATATAA